The region TTTTCAAATTCTTTATTTCAAAAAGTATATCTTTTTCCATTCAATGACCTACCCTAAAGTTTAATTTTAAAACAAATCTATCTTAATCTGGAATGATCTCTTGGATCAAATGCCTCTCTTGCTCCCTCTCCCACAAAATTAATAATTAGAAGAGTAAAAAACATTGCCCCTAAAGGTGCTGCAATTAACCACCATGAGTGAATGTCTGAAATACCTTGACTCATTAACTCTCCCCAGCTAGGAGTAGGAGGCTGCAATCCAAAACCAAGATAATCTAAACTTACAAGGGAGAAGATATATCCTACAATTGTAAATGGTGCAAAAGTTATTATTGGCGTTAATGAGTTAGGAAGAATATGCCTAAACATTACTCTAAATCTACTCCCTCCCATAGAGACTGCGGCAGCAACATAATCTTTTGGTTTTTCTCTTAAGAATTCACCTCTGATGTAATATGTCTGTCCTTTCCAACCTCTTATGACTATTATTAGAACTACTAGCAGTAGAAAACTTGGTTGAAAAACTGATGTAATTATCATAATTGCATAGAGAAAAGGAATACCGGAAAGTATCTCCATAAATCTAACTCCAATAAGATCTACTTTCCCTCCAAAGTATCCTAGTACTGCACCAACTAAAATTCCAATAATATATGAAAATAGTGTTATAACCAGAGCAAAAGAGATTGAGATATTAAAACCATATACTAATCGAGCAAAAATATCTCTTCCCCGATTATCTGTTCCCAGTATATGATTACCTCCTGGTGCAACTGGAGGTTCTTCTTCAAGTTCATCTAATAGATTTTCAATTGGAGAATATGGATACGGAGGCATTATTAGCCAATTTTCACCATCCTTCTCATTCTCAAACCTTTTTGCTAATTGGCGATACTTAGCCTCTCCAAAACCGGTTTGATTAAATTTTTCAACACTGTAATATCCTCCAAATGCTGGAAAATGGTACACTCCTTCATATTTAACAACTAAAGCTTTATTATTAACAAGCAAAGGGTTAAAAAATGATAAAAGATATAGTGTTACTATCAATATTAATGAGTAATAAGCTCTTTTTAATTTCTTGAATTTTTTCCATCTCTTTTTTAAGAGAGATTCGGGAATTTGTATTTTTTTGTTTTCCATCTAAAATCTCTCTATTTTATTTAAATCTTATTCGTGGATCAACTAATGCATATGTACAGTCTGATATTAAATTACCAATTAACATAACTAATGAACCTATTACTAAAAATCCTAATGAGACTGGATAATCTCTATTTAATAGAGCCTGATAACCCAGTAGACCGATACCATCTATATTAAAAGTTTTTTCAATCAAATAAGAACCAGAAAGAAAAAGTCCAATTAAACCTCCAATTCCGGTAGCTAAAGGGATAAGAGAATTTTTTAAAACATGCACAAAGATTACTCTTCTTTCTGATAGACCTTTTGCATAAGCAGTGCGGGTGTAATCTTTCCCTAAATTTTCCAAAAGAGAGTTTTTCATCAGAATTGTCATACTGGCGAAAGAACCAATTGCATAGGCACATATAGGTAGAATTGTGTGATGCACCTGATCTATTACTTGTCCCCAAAAAGAGAGATCGGCAAAATTTTCAGATCTAAATCCTCCTAAAGGGAAAACATCCCAAAAACTTCCTCCTCCAAACAACATTAATAGAATTGCACCAAATGCAAAACCCGGAACTGAATATCCAACAAAAACAATTATTGAAGATCCCATATCAAAAACAGAACCGTTTTTTACAGCTTTTATAACACCCAAAGGAATTGAAATAAAATAAGATAATAAAAATCCAATTATTCCGAAATAAAGAGATATATGCACTCTGGAAAAAATCAGTGACATAACAGACTCTTTATATTCATATGAATTTCCTAAATTGCCAGTAAATACTCCCGAAAATTCAGTTTTAAAAATTCTTACTGAGTCATTATTTAATTTTTCTATTTCCCAATTATTATTAATTTCCCATTCATTATCTTTTATATCTGAAAATTGAGGAAGCGCTGGAATATCTTCAAACTGAAAATCACCCCCAACAAGAGATTCGTATACTTTAACTTCACCATCCTGTTTTCCAACTTTCACCCAGTTCTGCAGTTCGAAATTATTGTAGCCAATCTTTCTGAAAGCCAGGTTTTGACGATAATTGTCTCCAACGACTAGCTCTTTTTCTGAAATAGTCCTAGGCCATAATCCCAACCATAAAAGATAACGAACATAAATTGGTTTATCCATTCCATAGAATTTTTTCATCTCTAGCATTGCATCTTCAGAGATTAAACTTTCTCTTCCATCAGTACTTCCAATCCCACTGTTCCCTCCTTCATTCAACATTGCGGCATGTTTTATTTTCATTATCTCTTGCTCTAAAGGACCTCCAGGAACTATCTGTAAAATTACAAAAAAGATAAGAGTTATCCCAATAAAGGTTGGTATCATCAATAAAAATCTTCGAATAATATATGTAAACATTATTTGACTCCTTTAATATTTAAACTCTTATTATTTTCTCGAATATTCCAAAAATCAACGATTGTTTCCCCAACTGAGAAAGATATTGAATTATCACCAGCAAGAGCTTTTTTAACTTTTGACTCTTTCTCTTGATCTATCCACCAATATTCCAATATACCACTACCTTTATAAGTGGTAAGACTTTCCACTGTTCCAAATTTATTTAAAAAGGCTATTCGGAGAGAATATGGAACACCTGTTCCAAAAACATAATGGTATGTATTGTAGGCTATAGAGTCAACTTTTTGGACTATTT is a window of Candidatus Woesearchaeota archaeon DNA encoding:
- a CDS encoding ABC transporter permease subunit; the encoded protein is MENKKIQIPESLLKKRWKKFKKLKRAYYSLILIVTLYLLSFFNPLLVNNKALVVKYEGVYHFPAFGGYYSVEKFNQTGFGEAKYRQLAKRFENEKDGENWLIMPPYPYSPIENLLDELEEEPPVAPGGNHILGTDNRGRDIFARLVYGFNISISFALVITLFSYIIGILVGAVLGYFGGKVDLIGVRFMEILSGIPFLYAIMIITSVFQPSFLLLVVLIIVIRGWKGQTYYIRGEFLREKPKDYVAAAVSMGGSRFRVMFRHILPNSLTPIITFAPFTIVGYIFSLVSLDYLGFGLQPPTPSWGELMSQGISDIHSWWLIAAPLGAMFFTLLIINFVGEGAREAFDPRDHSRLR
- a CDS encoding ABC transporter permease subunit — translated: MFTYIIRRFLLMIPTFIGITLIFFVILQIVPGGPLEQEIMKIKHAAMLNEGGNSGIGSTDGRESLISEDAMLEMKKFYGMDKPIYVRYLLWLGLWPRTISEKELVVGDNYRQNLAFRKIGYNNFELQNWVKVGKQDGEVKVYESLVGGDFQFEDIPALPQFSDIKDNEWEINNNWEIEKLNNDSVRIFKTEFSGVFTGNLGNSYEYKESVMSLIFSRVHISLYFGIIGFLLSYFISIPLGVIKAVKNGSVFDMGSSIIVFVGYSVPGFAFGAILLMLFGGGSFWDVFPLGGFRSENFADLSFWGQVIDQVHHTILPICAYAIGSFASMTILMKNSLLENLGKDYTRTAYAKGLSERRVIFVHVLKNSLIPLATGIGGLIGLFLSGSYLIEKTFNIDGIGLLGYQALLNRDYPVSLGFLVIGSLVMLIGNLISDCTYALVDPRIRFK